ATGTTCTCCATAACCATTCGATGCAAAACCGGTTGCCGTTGCATCAAAACCACTTTTACCGCTGGCGATCAGATAAAGTACCGCGGCTGCCGCAATGCCGCCAATCACTTGGGCAATGATATAAGGAATGACATCTTTCGCCGCAATACGCCCACCTGCGTACAACCCCAATGTGACCGCCGGATTAAAATGCCCGCCTGAAATATGCCCCACCGCATAGGCCATTGTGACCACCGTTAAGCCAAAAGCCAGAGATACGCCGACAAAACCAATCCCCAACTGTGGAAATGCCGCCGCTAAAACAGCGCTACCACATCCCCCCAATACCAACCAAAAAGTACCCAAAAACTCTGCCGATAATTTTTTAAACATTCTTTGATTCCTCAATGATATCT
This genomic interval from Xenorhabdus doucetiae contains the following:
- the aqpZ gene encoding aquaporin Z, which translates into the protein MFKKLSAEFLGTFWLVLGGCGSAVLAAAFPQLGIGFVGVSLAFGLTVVTMAYAVGHISGGHFNPAVTLGLYAGGRIAAKDVIPYIIAQVIGGIAAAAVLYLIASGKSGFDATATGFASNGYGEHSPGGFSLQAAIIIELVLTAFFLIVILGATDKNAPAGFAPLAIGLALTLIHLISIPVTNTSVNPARSTAVAIFQGTWALEQLWVFWLIPLIGGAIGGLIYRILLQKDNSSVD